The following coding sequences lie in one Arachis hypogaea cultivar Tifrunner chromosome 9, arahy.Tifrunner.gnm2.J5K5, whole genome shotgun sequence genomic window:
- the LOC112709793 gene encoding peptide deformylase 1A, chloroplastic, which translates to MEALQLQSLFPRTLSTLSSSPRVRTSSSSSSLQLNIFISNHKALSLTSSSSCSSTVAVRAGWFLGLTDSKNKKMGLPETVKAGDPVLHEPAEDVDPNEVRSERIQKIIDDMIRVMRKAPGVGLAAPQIGVPLRIIVLEDTTEYIGYAPKEEVKAQDRRPFELLVILNPKLLKKSNKTALFFEGCLSVDGFRALVERHLDVEVTGLDRYGEPIKVTASGWQARILQHECDHLEGTLYVDKMVPKTFRTVENLTLPLAKGCPKLGSR; encoded by the exons ATGGAGGCCTTACAGTTGCAGAGTTTGTTTCCCAGAACATTATCCACACTTTCATCATCTCCAAGAGTaagaacatcatcatcatcatcatcattgcaacTCAACATCTTCATTAGCAACCATAAAGCATTGAGCTTGACCTCAtcatcttcttgttcttcaaCCGTGGCTGTTAGAGCAGGATGGTTCTTGGGCCTCACAGACAGCAAGAACAAGAAGATGGGTTTGCCCGAGACAGTGAAAGCAGGTGACCCAGTTCTGCATGAGCCTGCAGAGGATGTGGATCCCAATGAGGTTAGGTCTGAGAGGATTCAGAAGATCATTGATGACATGATCAGGGTCATGAGAAAAGCTCCTGGTGTTGGCCTTGCTGCTCCCCAGATTGGTGTTCCATTAAGG ATAATTGTTTTGGAAGATACCACAGAGTATATTGGTTATGCACCAAAGGAAGAAGTCAAAGCTCAAGATAGAAGACCTTTTGAACTTTTG GTGATCCTGAATCCCAAACTCCTGAAAAAGAGCAACAAGACTGCCCTATTTTTTGAAGGATGCCTAAG TGTTGATGGATTCAGAGCATTGGTGGAGCGACATCTTGACGTCGAGGTCACCGGTTTGGATCGTTATGGCGAACCAATCAAAGTAACAGCTTCCGGTTGGCAGGCGCGGATTTTACAACACGAGTGTGATCACTTGGAAGGAACTCTTTATGTTGACAAGATGGTGCCTAAAACTTTCAGAACAGTAGAAAACCTGACCCTGCCTCTTGCTAAGGGGTGCCCCAAACTCGGCTCTCGCTAG